GTTAACGATCTCTATGATCTGGAATATGACCGTTGCCGCGAACACTAGCAGAAGCGGGATGACTACTGCATCCATCGTCGCCAATATCCTCTTCGATCTGATCGAAGACGCGCTTATGAGCTCACGAGACGACAACAGACTGACGAGGAGGATAGCAATCAATGCCCCTCCAACACCGCCGCTGAGGATCCCCGTCATGGTTATAGCACTCGATGCAGTGCTTACTGCTGCCGTAGTTGCCATGACTAAGCTCATATTAGATAATGAGACAATTGGAGATATTTAATCTTAATCTTGGTAGTCTAGAAATCGTATCTCGTCTGCAGTAGATACAAACTTTCTAGTAATTATTCAGTGTCAACAATTACTTATATAGTTTTTCACTCTTGGGAGGCTGAATGATCGGCCGTAGGTCTTTGTTGATAGTGTTGTCGACGATCATTGCGTCGATTCTTTCTTTCGTCGGCCTACTGGCAATGACGAACTACCTTGGAAAGGACGCCTACGGCACCATCGCTTGGGTCTTGGCAACCATAGGGACACTGAATACAGTATCGGACCTGGGTTTCAACAGCGCCCATATCAAGAGGGTCTCCGAAGGCCAGGACGAGAACGATTGCGTTTCAACCTATCTCGCCATCAAGGTGTCATTGACCTCCTTCATGGTGGTCTTCGTCTTTGCGGCGCTCCTGGTGTGGAACCAGATCAACAGCACGACGATCTCGGCAGAGACCTGGAACCTGGTCATACTTTTCGTGCTTTACTATGTCATGTATGACATGGCCACTGTTGTCACATCCACGTATAACGCACGGATGGAAACGACGAAATCACAGGCGATCGCCCTGACCGACCCGCTGGTCCGTGTGCCGTTGATCATCTTCGTTTCCATCAATCATATGACCACCATCGACCTTGCCTTCGCATATGTGATAGCGGCATTGGCAGTATTGCTGGTCAGTGTATTCCTTCTGAGGAGGGGCAGTATCAAATGGAAGAGGCCGACCCTTTTCCGGTCCTACCTCAAGTTCGCCCTCCCGATATCCTTGATATCGATAGCCGGTGCGGTCACAAGCAACCTTGACAAGATCCTCATCGGCTATTTTGACATGCCGGGGAACGTGGCCTATTATTCCTCATCGCAGCAGATATTGGCCGTGGTGGGGGTGATCGGTTCGGCCGTTGCCACGGTATCCTTCCCGTCATTCTCCCTGCTGCATAGCAAGGGCGATATCGCCACCATCCGAAAGCAGACCTATGCGGCCGAACGGTACATAGCCATGATCGGCCTGCCCATTGTGACGTTGGTGGTCCTATTCCCGACGGAGATCTGTCTTGCGGTCTTTGGCAAGGATTTCGCTCCTGCTGGAGATGCCATGCGGTTCCTGGGGATCACCCTATCGCTGACCATGCTCAATCAGGTGTACACGTCACAGATCATGGGAGTCAATCGGCCGGACATCAGTGCCAAGATCATCCTGGGGACCTTCTGTCTGAACGTTGTCCTGTTGCTGATATTCATCCCCAAGGAGCTCTTCGGGGTGAAGATGCTGGGTCTGTCATATACCGGAGCGGCGATCGCTACAGCGACAACCGCCCTGGCATTGTTCGTCAGCGTTCGAATAATAGTCAAGAGACTGACCGGGACCGGCACCGAAAGAAGGATGATCAAGCATCTCATTGCAGCCGCCGTGGCCGGTGCGGCCATCGTCCTGCTGAATGCGGAATACCGCCTTTCCGGGCTCATTGCGCTGGCGATCTTCTTTGTGGTCACGGCATTGGTGTTCCTGGGAACGTTGATAGCGTTGAAGGAGTTCACCAAGTATGACCTCAGGCAGATCCTGGACATCATCAACCCTGCCAAGATGGTCAGCTACATGGGCGAGGAGATCAAGAACAAGAGATGATGGCCTGGCTCGACCAGGACCCATCACGACAGAATGGAAGTTGCCGTATATCATCGAAGGCCCTGCTGTTCTCCGATATGTCCTCTCCTTGATGAAAGCAAGTCATTTTGTCCGCATTCTCTTTTGAGCATTACCTGCCCACTCTTCGGTCTCTGAAGTTGTGTGATAGTATCCAAGCGGTCAAGTTCACTTTCAACCGAAGGCCTTTGAATCTTCATTTCTATCATCACAAATTGCATCGCTCACGGATCTCCGGTCATGATAATTATTGAATATCTTGGAAATTATTGAGGTCCGGGGCACCATGCATAGTATAAGAATTTGATGATTTCATTTGTTAAATTAATATCAAGAAATCTCATATTTTTTAACACCTAAGAGCCGTTCAGCACATATTATGATTATAAATTTCTATATAATTTTGTTTATAACGGATGATTTACTTCCCTAATCTAAGAGAGCAAAAACGGAAGAGCCCTCATCGAGGGATTTGATCTCTCTGCCGTCGGAGCAGGAACTCCGCCGGATCCGTTGCAATCAACATCTCGGGATCCATTTTTGATCTCCGATGTCAGGCTGTATGTCAATTAGGCGATCTCTTCCGGTCGCGTGCATACGAGTCAGCGTGAGCGACGATCGATGAATCGTCGTGCTGTCTCAAGATCAGTCTGCTTTAGTGCAACGTAACGATAGGAGCTGAATAAGCATGAGAATGGGATCTTCATGGGAGAAGGACAAGCTCAGGATGGGCGTTACGACGGCCATTCTGTCCGCATCGGTACCCGGTGCGGAGGCGGATTTGTCCGAGCAGAATTGTATAGCGAACAAAGCGAGGGACCAGGCCTGGAGGATCGGCGATCAGGCGATGAACAAGGGCACTTTGGGATTGTCATCCCGATCGAGAGGTTGCTAAACATGGCGAGATCTATGTTCAAGGGCAGGTCCTTGACGTTCCTGACCATCATGTTCGTGGGAGCATTGATCGGGACATCGGTTTTGGGAGCTATGAACGTTCAGGCGGCCGTGCCTTCCGCTCCGGTGGGCGATGGAACATCCGTTTCAGTGGCGTTCACCATCTACAAGGACGGCAGCGGTTACACCTGCGCAAAGAATAGCGCTACCGGGGCCATCGATTTCCGGAACACCAACTCGAAATGGGTGATCCAGAAGACCATCGACAAGCTGTCTGGCGGCTACATACTGATCAAGGCGGGAACGTATTCCATAACGCAGACCATCTACACGAACAAAGTGTCGATCATCGGTGAGGGGAACGCGACCATACTGAAGTCCACCAGCACCTGTTCGGGAGCCATCATACGGGTGTGTGACGACTACTGGACGTTGGACTACAGATACATGTCCGCACGCCCCAACGGGATAACCATCGGCAACATGCAGATCGATGGCAGCAAGGGCTCCGGCGGACGGCAGTTGGAAGGTGTCGGGTTCATCGACTGCCTCAACAGCCGCATCGTCAAGGTCTATGCACATAACATTGCCGCAGGACAGGGCCTGTACATGTCCAACTCGCAGTACTGTTCCATCATTGACTGCGTGATCGACAACGTCGGTGACAACTCATATGCGAACTATGGATCGGGCATCGCCTTCGGCGAGGCCTCCAGGACCCACGTCGCATGCTCGTACATCACCATCGACAACGTACGGATAACCAGGACCTCGATGTCCGCGATAGACCTGGAGCCCGCCAACCACGTGACCATCAAGAACTGCGTGTTCCGCGATGCCACAACCTGGAAGGGATACCGTACTCCGGTCATAACGGAATACAATATTGCGGGATATGCGATCTGTGATTACATCACGGTGACCGGATGCATAGTCTACGGCGCGTTCAGCGAGTTCGTGATACTGTCGCCCAGCAGCCACTCGACGGTCAGCAAGAACCAGGTGACACTGACCACTGGCACGATCCCGGCGATATACTCGATCAACTCGCACTCGAACACGATCACCGGAAACGTGATCAAGTCGTTGTCGAGCAGGCCGATACAGACAGTCAGCTGCACCGGTTTCGTCATCTCGGGTAACACTCTCCTTCACCTTTGAAGGCAAGATTGAGCGATCCCGATTTGCGATCAAGAAAGGAAAGCAAGAACGGAGGAAATGAAGGACAAATACAGAAACGAATGATCCAAGCCTAAGAAAGTAAACCCGATCATAAGGCCGGCCTGCCTGGTGGCAGGTCCGGTCACCTTTTTTTTACGATCGCATTTCTGATCGACCTTCATGTTTTGAATTGATGTTCTGCCCAGCCATAATCCTGAAGAATAATAACATAGACCGTTATCACTTATCCAGATCGAATCATTGCCGATCAACAGGCTCAGAGAATCTCAAAACACAGTCTCGTAAACACTTTATTATATCCGGTTTCTCTGATGAGTAACTGGATGATAGGCCGAAGATCCTTATTGATAGTTATCTCCACTATCGTGGCGGCAGCGCTTTCCTTCATCGGGCTGCTGGCCATGACTAACTATTTGGGAAAGGATGTCTACGGCAACATCTCCTGGTTCCTGGCAACGGTAGCCACATTGAATATCGTCTCGGACCTGGGATTCCAGAACGCCCATATCAAAAGGGTGTCCGAAGGCCAGGACGAGAACGATTGCATCTCCACCTATTTCGTGGTCAAGCTGATCCTGACCTCTGTCATGGTGGTGTTCGTTTTCGCCTCCATATTCGTCTGGAACTGGATCTCAAATTCCGTCATGTCGCCAGAGTCATGGAACCTGGTCATCCTTTTCGTGCTGTACTATGCGATGTACGACTTTGCATGGGTCGTGATCTACACCTACAACGCCAGGATGGAGACGACCAAGTCCCAGCTGATCGCGTTGACCGATCCGTTGATCCGTGTTCCGTTGATCATCTTTGTTTCCGTCAACCACCTGACCACCACCGACCTGGCCTATGCCTACGTGTTCGCGGCGTTCGGGGTATTGCTGGTCAGCGCGTTCATGCTGAAAAGGGGGAGCTTCAGGTGGAAGAAACCGACCATGTTCCGCTCCTACATCAAATTCGCGCTTCCTCTTTCCCTGATCGCGATCGCCGGTGCCATTACCCTTAACCTTGACAAGATGCTCATTGGCTATTTCGATGGAACAGGGAGCGTGGCCTATTACTCCTCATCCCAGACATTCATCAGGACGTTCAGCGTATTAGGCACTGCTGTCGCGGCATTAGCATTTCCTTCGTTCTCGATGCTGCACACCAAGGGCGATATCGCAGCGATCCGCAAGGTGACGCATGCCGCCGAACGGTACATCTCAATGATCGGAACCCCTATCGTGGCTCTGTTCATTGTGTTCCCGACCGAGATATGCGTCACGTTCTTCGGATCCCAGTTCGCCCCCGCCGGAGACGTTCTTCGTTTCCTCGCCGTCTGGTTATGGCTGACCCTGCTCAATCAGGTCTATAACTCTCAGATCCTCGGGGTGAACCGGCCCGATATCAGTGCCAAGAGGACCATGGGGACCTTTATCCTGAACGTCATCCTGCTGTTCGTGTTCGTTCCGGACGAGATCTTCGGGGTGAGGATGCTCGGAATGTCATATACCGGAGCGGCAATCGCTACCGCCATCACCGCGGTCGCCTTGTTCATCTCGGTCCGCATTATTCTAAAGAAACTAACCGGCACTGGTAGCAACCCAGCGGTACTGAAA
The Methanomassiliicoccales archaeon genome window above contains:
- a CDS encoding flippase, which encodes MIGRRSLLIVLSTIIASILSFVGLLAMTNYLGKDAYGTIAWVLATIGTLNTVSDLGFNSAHIKRVSEGQDENDCVSTYLAIKVSLTSFMVVFVFAALLVWNQINSTTISAETWNLVILFVLYYVMYDMATVVTSTYNARMETTKSQAIALTDPLVRVPLIIFVSINHMTTIDLAFAYVIAALAVLLVSVFLLRRGSIKWKRPTLFRSYLKFALPISLISIAGAVTSNLDKILIGYFDMPGNVAYYSSSQQILAVVGVIGSAVATVSFPSFSLLHSKGDIATIRKQTYAAERYIAMIGLPIVTLVVLFPTEICLAVFGKDFAPAGDAMRFLGITLSLTMLNQVYTSQIMGVNRPDISAKIILGTFCLNVVLLLIFIPKELFGVKMLGLSYTGAAIATATTALALFVSVRIIVKRLTGTGTERRMIKHLIAAAVAGAAIVLLNAEYRLSGLIALAIFFVVTALVFLGTLIALKEFTKYDLRQILDIINPAKMVSYMGEEIKNKR
- a CDS encoding right-handed parallel beta-helix repeat-containing protein; the encoded protein is MARSMFKGRSLTFLTIMFVGALIGTSVLGAMNVQAAVPSAPVGDGTSVSVAFTIYKDGSGYTCAKNSATGAIDFRNTNSKWVIQKTIDKLSGGYILIKAGTYSITQTIYTNKVSIIGEGNATILKSTSTCSGAIIRVCDDYWTLDYRYMSARPNGITIGNMQIDGSKGSGGRQLEGVGFIDCLNSRIVKVYAHNIAAGQGLYMSNSQYCSIIDCVIDNVGDNSYANYGSGIAFGEASRTHVACSYITIDNVRITRTSMSAIDLEPANHVTIKNCVFRDATTWKGYRTPVITEYNIAGYAICDYITVTGCIVYGAFSEFVILSPSSHSTVSKNQVTLTTGTIPAIYSINSHSNTITGNVIKSLSSRPIQTVSCTGFVISGNTLLHL
- a CDS encoding oligosaccharide flippase family protein — its product is MIGRRSLLIVISTIVAAALSFIGLLAMTNYLGKDVYGNISWFLATVATLNIVSDLGFQNAHIKRVSEGQDENDCISTYFVVKLILTSVMVVFVFASIFVWNWISNSVMSPESWNLVILFVLYYAMYDFAWVVIYTYNARMETTKSQLIALTDPLIRVPLIIFVSVNHLTTTDLAYAYVFAAFGVLLVSAFMLKRGSFRWKKPTMFRSYIKFALPLSLIAIAGAITLNLDKMLIGYFDGTGSVAYYSSSQTFIRTFSVLGTAVAALAFPSFSMLHTKGDIAAIRKVTHAAERYISMIGTPIVALFIVFPTEICVTFFGSQFAPAGDVLRFLAVWLWLTLLNQVYNSQILGVNRPDISAKRTMGTFILNVILLFVFVPDEIFGVRMLGMSYTGAAIATAITAVALFISVRIILKKLTGTGSNPAVLKHLFAGVVAGVAIAALGTAYHFSGVIAFIVFGAVTVGVFFAVLAVLKEFTKTDIAYFTDLINPIKMLSYMGGEMKNKR